The following are encoded together in the Phaseolus vulgaris cultivar G19833 chromosome 9, P. vulgaris v2.0, whole genome shotgun sequence genome:
- the LOC137820093 gene encoding serine/threonine-protein kinase RIPK-like: MTLMKMIWKSIFPGCYKGEYPSPKPKKVVATKPNSSHRISVTDLSYPTTTLSEDLSISLAGTNLHVFSLAELKIITQSFSSSNFLGEGGFGPVHKGFIDDKLRHGLKAQPVAVKLLDLDGSQGHKEWLTEVVFLGQLRHPHLVKLIGYCCEEEHRLLVYEYLPRGSLENQLFRRFTASLAWSTRMKIAVGAAKGLAFLHEAEKPVIYRDFKASNILLDSDYNAKLSDFGLAKDGPEGDDTHVSTRVMGTHGYAAPEYVMTGHLTSMSDVYSFGVVLLELLTGRRSVDKNRPPREQNLVEWARPMLNDSRKLSRIMDPRLEGQYSEMGTKKAAALAYQCLSHRPRSRPSMSTVVKTLEPLQDFDDIPIGTFVYTAPPNNEVQNRDAKDQFEAPRRRENSNGQHHHRNHHHLNRHHPLKSPKSPKPQSHSHLGSLNDHNKHRNGRGSGSNSPPSHVKRPGIIA, translated from the exons ATGACCCTCATGAAAATGATATGGAAATCCATCTTCCCCGGTTGTTACAAGGGTGAGTATCCCTCTCCGAAGCCAAAGAAAGTGGTGGCTACAAAGCCAAATTCTTCTCACAGGATTTCTGTGACGGATTTGAGTTATCCAACCACCACTCTTTCAGAGGATCTCTCCATTTCTCTAGCGGGGACTAACCTCCATGTTTTCTCACTTGCTGAGCTCAAGATCATCACGCAGTCTTTCTCTTCTAGCAACTTTCTAGGAGAAGGTGGGTTCGGACCAGTGCATAAAGGCTTCATTGATGACAAGCTCAGGCATGGCCTTAAGGCCCAACCCGTGGCTGTTAAGCTCTTGGACTTGGATGGCTCGCAGGGCCACAAAGAGTGGTTG ACTGAAGTTGTTTTTCTGGGTCAACTAAGGCATCCACATCTGGTGAAGCTGATAGGATACTGTTGTGAAGAAGAACACAGACTTTTGGTATATGAATATTTACCAAGAGGCAGCTTGGAGAATCAATTATTTAGAA GATTCACAGCATCACTGGCATGGTCAACGAGAATGAAAATTGCTGTTGGGGCTGCCAAGGGTCTAGCCTTTCTTCATGAAGCCGAGAAGCCGGTCATTTATAGAGATTTCAAAGCTTCCAACATCTTGTTAGACTCT GATTACAATGCAAAGCTATCTGATTTTGGGTTGGCAAAAGACGGTCCCGAAGGAGATGACACCCACGTTTCAACCCGAGTAATGGGCACACATGGATACGCAGCACCAGAATATGTGATGACAG GTCATTTAACATCAATGAGTGATGTGTATAGTTTTGGGGTAGTGCTGTTGGAGCTGCTAACAGGGAGGAGGTCAGTGGACAAGAATCGTCCTCCAAGGGAACAGAACCTAGTGGAGTGGGCAAGGCCAATGTTGAATGATTCAAGGAAACTCAGTAGGATAATGGACCCTAGACTTGAAGGGCAATATTCTGAGATGGGGACCAAAAAAGCAGCTGCATTGGCTTACCAATGTCTGAGCCACAGGCCTAGGAGCAGACCCTCAATGAGCACAGTGGTTAAGACCCTTGAGCCACTTCAGGATTTTGATGACATTCCAATTGGAACATTTGTCTACACTGCTCCACCAAACAATGAAGTGCAGAATAGGGATGCAAAGGATCAATTTGAAGCACCAAGAAGGAGGGAAAATAGCAATGGACAACACCATCACAGGAACCACCACCATCTTAACAGGCATCATCCTCTCAAGTCCCCCAAGAGCCCAAAGCCACAATCACATTCACATTTAGGTTCACTGAATGATCACAACAAACATAGAAATGGTAGAGGAAGTGGATCAAACTCTCCTCCATCACATGTTAAAAGGCCAGGAATCATTGCCTAA